TGATTTTTTTAATAGCTGTATGCATTTTTTATTTTTCCTTTTTTGAGACGAAATTAGGAAAATTAACTCTGGTAGTCGTTGTTTTGCTGATGATCGTTGGTGATATACATGTTTTAAATAATATGTTTGATGAGTTAGATAGAGTTAGGATTGACTACGCGCAAAAATAGTACCATTTTCTTTCTTTTTGTCATCTTTTTCAAAAACTGTTATGCTATTTTTGAAATAAGAAAAGAGGCAAAGTGTCTAAAATTTATTTACAGAATTGTACGCGTTTTGATGGGCTTGAAATAAAGACTCCTGTGTCGTTGCTGCTTAATGAAAAGAAACGTATTCTTGAATTGGATCCGTCTGATTTGCCTTCTGATATCAAAAGACTTGATTGTTCTGATTTGATTGCGATTCCTGGATTTTTTGATCTGCAAGTGAATGGTGGAAAAGGGTATTTTTTCAATGAATTGCCTTCATTTGAAACAGCACAGCAAATACAAATGGCGCACCAAACTTTCGGAACGAAAGATATTCTCATCACCTTTATTACAGATCACAAAGAGAAATGGGATCGCGTGCTTCAAGATTGGTCAAATTTGTCTTCATGGCCAAAAGGCATAGCCGGTCTTCATTTAGAAGGTCCCTTCCTATCCCCCAAAAAACCGGGTGTTCATTCTCCAAACTTGATCCGTAAAATGGATGAGGCTGATGTTCGTGCTTTGATCCAATTAAAAGAAAAGATTGGAGATGGGGTTTTATTGCTCACAGTTGCTCCAGAAGAGATCTCGCTTGGGGATGTTCAAAGGCTTGTTGACGCTGGAATCATCTTGTTTGCAGGGCATAGCAATGCAAATTTTGAAGAAGCAAGCGCTTTTTTTAAAGCAGGCGGTCATGGCGCAACACATCTTTATAATGCGATGTCTGGGCTATCAGCACGAGAGCCTGGTCTTATTGGTGCGGTATTGAATAACTCTCGCGTCGCAACAACCATTATTGCTGACGGATATCATGTTCATGAAACCATGTTGGCTTTAGCAAAAGGTACAAGGCCAATTGATAAAATGATATTGGTGAGTGACGCCATGCCTTCAGCTGCCGGTGGGCCATCTGCTTTTACATTGCAAGGAAAAGAAATTCATACAGAATCTGGCCGTTCAGTGACAAAAGATGGTGTTTTGTCAGGGAGTGCAGTCACTTTGCTTGACTCAATTCGCTATGCACATTTTACTCTGGGATGGTCTTTGGAGGATTGTTTTATGATGACTTATACTGCACCATGGTCAGTGATGGGCCGAGAAATAAAAGCATCAAGGCTTCAGGTTGGGGAGTCGTTTGATGATTTCCTCATAAATCGCTCACTTGAGACTCTTGTTGAGTGGTTTTGAGTTGCATCATATTTCGTGCTGTTTTCTTTATCTTGTGAAATAAAATTGAATATGCTAGCCTTATTGCTTCTATTTGATAAATCTATGCCACTTAACAAGTTTGAGGTTTTAAAATGGCCATGAAAAAAACAACACAATTTTTGATTATCGGCGGTGGGCCTGCTGGTTACACAGCAGCCATATATGCTGCGCGGGCGAATATGTCTCCTATATTGGTTCAGGGTATGCAGCCAGGTGGTCAGCTTATGATTACAACAGATGTTGAAAATTATCCAGGCTTTGCTGAAGTGATTCAAGGGCCATTCCTGATGGATCAGATGGAAAAGCAAGCGCTTCATGTTGGAACTGAGATGGTGCTTGATATTGTTGTAGATGTTGATTTTTCAGAAAAACCTTACAAAGCAAAATGTGAGAGCGGTCTTGTGATTCATGCAGATGCCATTTGCATTGCAACGGGAGCAAAGGCTCGCTGGCTTGGTTTAGAGAGTGAAGAGTTCTTCAAGGGATACGGTGTTTCAGCTTGTGCAACTTGTGATGGTTTCTTTTTTAGAGGAAAGCGTGTTGCAGTGATTGGTGGCGGAAATTCAGCATTAGAAGAGGCGCTTTATTTAACACATCATGCCAGTGAAGTGGTTTTGGTGCATCGTCGTGATTCTTTCAGAGGGGAAAAAATTCTTTTTGATCGTGTGAAAGCCCATCCAAAGATTCGCATTGAATATAATCATGTCGTGGATGAAATTTTAGGGAGCAGAGGCACGCAGCCGGTTGATAAATATGTGAAAGCAGTTGCATTGAAACATGTTCAAACTGGTGATTTAAAAAATCTTGAGGTTGATGGGGTCTTTATTGCAATCGGTCATGATCCGGCAACAGAGGTTTTCAAAGGAAAAGTTGAGATGGATGGGGAAGGGTATATTTTAACCAAGCCAGATTCAACAGCGACGAACATCCCGGGTGTTTTTGCCGCAGGCGATGTCAAGGATAAGGTTTTCAGACAAGCTGTAACGGCTGCGGGTATGGGCTGCATGTCTGCTCTTGAGGCTGAGAAATACTTGGCTACGATGGCAGAGTCTAAATCTAAAATCTCAAATGTCGCTTAGGCGAATTAGAACGTTTTTAAACAAAGGATATAATGAGTATGGTCACTCGATCTAAAATTACAAGCGTTGGTTCTTATTTGCCACCTAAGGTTGTCACGAACTATGATTTAGAAAAAATCGTTGATACGTCACACGATTGGATTGTTCAGAGAACAGGCATAGAGCAGCGATATTTGGCTGAAGATGATGTGTTGACATCTGATTTGGCAATAGAAGCAGCGCGGAAATGTTTGTCAAAAGCCTCTATTGGCATTGAAGATATTGATATGATTATTGTTGCGACCACAACGCCGGATCGGACATTCCCGGCGACAGCAACAAGAGTACAGGCTCAGTTAGGGATGGAACGTGGTTGTGCGTTCGATGTTCAAGCTGTTTGTGCCGGCTTTATCTATGGGCTCTCAATTGCGGATCAGTTTATTAAATCGGGTTCAGCCAAACACATTATGGTGATTGGCGCTGAGACCTTCTCACGCATTTTAGATTGGAACGACAGACGTACTTGTGTTTTGTTTGGCGATGGTGCCGGAGCTGTTATTCTTTCAGCTTTTGAAGATTCAGGTGATGTTCAAACAGAAGGGATTCTCTCAACTCACCTATTTTCTGATGGTCGATATATAGATATTCTCTGTGCCGATGGTGGGCCTTCATTGAATCGTTCTTCAGGCGTCACAACTATGGTAGGACAAGAGGTTTTCAAAAGTGCCGTTAAGGCTATGAGTGATTCTGTTTTTCAAGCCCTTGAAAAGAATAAATTGAGTGTATCTGACATTGACTGGTTTATTCCGCACCAAGCAAACTCACGTATTCTAGAGGCCGTTGGGAAAAGAATAGGCCTTGATGAGAAAAACTTGATTTCAACAGTCTCATTCCATGCAAACACGTCAGCGGCTTCAATTCCGCTCGCCTTAGACTATGCTGTTTCTGAAGGGCATGTAAAGAAAGGGCAGCTGGTTGCCTTATCTGCATTTGGGGCAGGGCTTTCTTGGGGATCTTCCCTCTTGCGTTGGTAAAAAAAATAGGTATACTGGGTTTCTTAATTCAAAATTTAACAGTTCATAAAGAAGGATAGAAAAATGCACACACTCACAAAAGATGAAATAGCGAACAAAATTTTTGAAGAGATTGGGCTGTCAAAGACTGATGCGATGAAAGTGATTGGTCAGGTTTTAGACTTGGTCGGTGATGCACTTAAAAATGGCGAGACAGTTAAGATTCCTGCATTTGCTTCCTTCAATGTATTGACTAAAAGCGAACGCGTTGGCCGTAACCCAAAAACAGGCGAAGAAGTTAAAATCACACCGCGCCGTGTTGTGAGCTTCCGCTCAAGCAGAATGCTGAGAGAAGGCCTAAACGCTTAGAGATTAAGATTGCTTCTGTTCAAATTAGGCTCTTCTACTTCAAGAGGGCCTAATTTTTTAGTATTGTTTTTAATTTAGTATTGATTTTATAATAAAGCTATGATTTAATCAATTTTATTACAATAATTTGTAAGATAAACAGACAATATATTTACAGGAGTATTTTAATGTCGCACGTGTTACTACGGCCAGTCGTTCCAAATGAAACAGCAATTCAAAGTCCAATAAGCGGTGAATCAAAATTTATCAAAGCACATGCTTATGATATTGAGTTTAAAATGCCTTTTACGCTCAATAAAAGATCAGGGGCGGTTAATTTAGAGTTTCAAGGTTTAGAATTGGTTGAACAGAAAAAGATTTTTAACCGGAGTGTTCTATTTGTTGAAAATCTGAATGAAATTCCTCAAGACATTACGCGGAATATTTTCAAGGCGATGTCTTTGCTAGTTCCACAAGAGCAATTACCGGATGATCTAAGTTTAGAGCGTAGAAACCAACATCAATACTCACCCTCTGAGAGTTTAACAATTTTACGCAATCTAAGAAATAATCGAGCATTAGATATTTTTTTTCATCCGATCATTGAAACTTTGGAAGCAATCTTATATCAAAGTAGTGCCGATGGTATTGCAAATGATAATAAAAGAGCGTTTATTCTCTTTAAGTTGGCCGCAGATAAAGGCTATGCAGTAGCTCAGTCTATTCTAGGAACGATGTATTACAGTGGTGATGGTGTTAAGCAAAATTTGGTTGAAGCCGCTCGTTATTTCAATCTTGCAGTAGCTCAAGATGATGCAAATGCTCAATATAACCTTGGAGCCATGTATCACGCTGGTGAGGGAGTTGAACAGAATTTATCAGAGGCATTTCGTTTGGTTAAGCTCGCAGCGGCTCAAGGTGATGTACAAGCGCAATATATGATTGGTACAATGTATCAAACGGGTAGGGGTGTTAAAAGAGATTTTCGTAAAGCGGCTCGTTATTATAAAAAGGCAGCGGATCGAGGTTATGTAACAGCTCAATACAATCTTGGAACCATGTATTATAATGGCAAAGGTTATAAAAAAAATATGAATGAAGCGGCTCGTTACTTTAAATTAGCCGCGGATCAGGGATATGATCTAGCCATCCAAAATCTTAAGGTTATGTACAGGAATAAGCAAGTAGTTGACCCATCTCTATCTGAAAATGTTCCGCGTATTAAATTGGCTGCAGATGCTGGAAATGTTGAAGCTCAATTTGTCCTTGGTACAATGTATCAAACAGGTAGGGGTGTTAAGTCAAGTTTGATGGAGGCTGTTCGTTACCTTCAGTTAGCTGCAGATCAAGGACACACAGAGGCATTATTTGCGCTTATTGGTTTGTATAGACGAAAAGGCAATCCCACTGGGGCAAGTCCAGAGTTGATTTCTCATTATTCTAGATTAGTTGCAACTCAGATGGATAGGGTTGCGCAAGATAATATTGAAAGTCTGTTGCGTCAGTTCAAGTAAGTATAGATCAATCTTAACCCAATAGAATTTTAATATCTCCATTTCGGCTAAGTCTATTTCGTCGCCGCTTCCTGCATTTTCATTGTAACGAGATTGTTTTGCTTAAGGGTTTTCATTGCCTTTAATTCGCTGAGTGTTTTTTCGAGGATCGCATATTCTTTCGCGTCCTCACGGTCAGTCACGCTCATATAACTAAGCTTAATCTCAATTAAATCAATGATCATATTGATGGATTTGACGGATAATGACATGTTGATCTCCCTTTCTATTGTTTTTCTTAAGTGACGCCCTATGGTTTAATTATAATAAAATTTGAAGTAAATTACAATATAATTTTTCAAATAATTTAAATTGCAGTGTTTAGTGCAGGGGATGGCATTTTTCACTATCTTCTTCTTAGATCTCTTGGTATAAATCAAGGGGTGGTATAACATCTTAGAAGGATCAGATAAAAATGAAAAACGGCTTTCGATATTTCGGAAAAATTGTTCTTTGTCTCTCGCTATTAAGCGCTTTAGCGGCCTGTAAAGAAGATGAGATCTATATTGAAAAACCGGTTGATCAAATTTACGCTCAAGCTAAAGCAGCAATGGATGCTGATAATTTTAATGAGGCCGCAAAGATTTTTGAAGAGGTTGAGCGTCACCATCCTTATTCAAGCTGGGCAACAAAAGCACGATTAATGGCAGCCTACTGTTATTATGAGGCTTTAAAATATGATGATGCGATAGTATCACTTGATAGTTTTATTCAGATGCACCCAGGTCATAAAGACATTGCCTATGCTTACTATCTGAAAGGCCTTAGCTATTACGAGCAAATTGCGGATGTGCGTCGGGATCAATCCCTCACAGAGCGCGCTCATGAAGCTTTTGAAGAATTAGTTGAAAAATTTCCTGATAGCACTTATGCAAAAGATGCAAGTTTAAAGCTTGCCTTATTAAAGGATCACTTGGCAGGAAAGGAAATGGCAATCGGTCGTTTCTACTTAAAACAAGGTTATTATCAATCAGCCATTACACGTTTCCAGCAGGTCATTGTGAAATATCAAACAACAAGCCATACGCCAGAGGCTCTTCATCGTTTGGTTGAAGCCTATGTTTCAGTTGGTCTTTTTGATGAGGCTGAATCAGTTGCCGCTGTTTTAGGGTATAACTTTCCGGGTAGTGAATGGTATGAGGACTCATATGCATTGTTAAGAGAAACAGACCATGTTCCGCGTGAAAATGATCGTTCTTGGATCTCTAGGGCATGGAAATCTTTGGTAAAATAAGATACGAGGTTAATCGGAATGCTTGATTATGTGACAATTGAAAATCTTGTACTGATTGACAAGCTCTCATTGTCTTTTGAAAAAGGGCTTTCTGTACTAACGGGCGAAACGGGCGCCGGTAAATCCATTATTCTTGATGCGCTCGGGCTTGTTTTAGGTCAGAGGGCAGATGTAAAGTTGATCAGGCATGGACAAGATAAAGCTCTTGTCACGGCTTCATTCTCTGGTTTTTCGCCAGAATTTCTTTCTTTTTTTAAAGAGGCTTCTGATGAAGCTGGGCTTGAGATTGATCTCGCATCCCAGGAATCGTTAGTCATTCGCCGGATTTTACGCGGAGATGGTAGAAGTCAATCTTTCGTCAATGACCAACCAGTCAGTCTGGCTTTTTTAAAAATGGTCTCAGATGGTCTTCTTGAGATTATTGGCCAATTTCAAACGCAATCTTTGATGGATCTTTCTCAACATCTTGTATCACTTGATCTGTTTGGAGGTCTTGTCTCTGAGACTCAAGAGATCAGAGCGCTTTTTACCGCCTGGAAGGAAGCAGAGAAAGCCTATGAGCAATTGTTATTAGAGATTGAAAAGAGCCAAAGAGAGCAAGACTATATTCAGCATGCTTTAACAGAGCTAACGGACTTAAACTTAGCTGAAAATGAAGAAGAGACATTACTTGAAAAACGTCA
The genomic region above belongs to Alphaproteobacteria bacterium and contains:
- the nagA gene encoding N-acetylglucosamine-6-phosphate deacetylase; this translates as MSKIYLQNCTRFDGLEIKTPVSLLLNEKKRILELDPSDLPSDIKRLDCSDLIAIPGFFDLQVNGGKGYFFNELPSFETAQQIQMAHQTFGTKDILITFITDHKEKWDRVLQDWSNLSSWPKGIAGLHLEGPFLSPKKPGVHSPNLIRKMDEADVRALIQLKEKIGDGVLLLTVAPEEISLGDVQRLVDAGIILFAGHSNANFEEASAFFKAGGHGATHLYNAMSGLSAREPGLIGAVLNNSRVATTIIADGYHVHETMLALAKGTRPIDKMILVSDAMPSAAGGPSAFTLQGKEIHTESGRSVTKDGVLSGSAVTLLDSIRYAHFTLGWSLEDCFMMTYTAPWSVMGREIKASRLQVGESFDDFLINRSLETLVEWF
- the trxB gene encoding thioredoxin-disulfide reductase — its product is MAMKKTTQFLIIGGGPAGYTAAIYAARANMSPILVQGMQPGGQLMITTDVENYPGFAEVIQGPFLMDQMEKQALHVGTEMVLDIVVDVDFSEKPYKAKCESGLVIHADAICIATGAKARWLGLESEEFFKGYGVSACATCDGFFFRGKRVAVIGGGNSALEEALYLTHHASEVVLVHRRDSFRGEKILFDRVKAHPKIRIEYNHVVDEILGSRGTQPVDKYVKAVALKHVQTGDLKNLEVDGVFIAIGHDPATEVFKGKVEMDGEGYILTKPDSTATNIPGVFAAGDVKDKVFRQAVTAAGMGCMSALEAEKYLATMAESKSKISNVA
- a CDS encoding ketoacyl-ACP synthase III, whose product is MVTRSKITSVGSYLPPKVVTNYDLEKIVDTSHDWIVQRTGIEQRYLAEDDVLTSDLAIEAARKCLSKASIGIEDIDMIIVATTTPDRTFPATATRVQAQLGMERGCAFDVQAVCAGFIYGLSIADQFIKSGSAKHIMVIGAETFSRILDWNDRRTCVLFGDGAGAVILSAFEDSGDVQTEGILSTHLFSDGRYIDILCADGGPSLNRSSGVTTMVGQEVFKSAVKAMSDSVFQALEKNKLSVSDIDWFIPHQANSRILEAVGKRIGLDEKNLISTVSFHANTSAASIPLALDYAVSEGHVKKGQLVALSAFGAGLSWGSSLLRW
- a CDS encoding integration host factor subunit alpha, with amino-acid sequence MHTLTKDEIANKIFEEIGLSKTDAMKVIGQVLDLVGDALKNGETVKIPAFASFNVLTKSERVGRNPKTGEEVKITPRRVVSFRSSRMLREGLNA
- a CDS encoding sel1 repeat family protein, which codes for MSHVLLRPVVPNETAIQSPISGESKFIKAHAYDIEFKMPFTLNKRSGAVNLEFQGLELVEQKKIFNRSVLFVENLNEIPQDITRNIFKAMSLLVPQEQLPDDLSLERRNQHQYSPSESLTILRNLRNNRALDIFFHPIIETLEAILYQSSADGIANDNKRAFILFKLAADKGYAVAQSILGTMYYSGDGVKQNLVEAARYFNLAVAQDDANAQYNLGAMYHAGEGVEQNLSEAFRLVKLAAAQGDVQAQYMIGTMYQTGRGVKRDFRKAARYYKKAADRGYVTAQYNLGTMYYNGKGYKKNMNEAARYFKLAADQGYDLAIQNLKVMYRNKQVVDPSLSENVPRIKLAADAGNVEAQFVLGTMYQTGRGVKSSLMEAVRYLQLAADQGHTEALFALIGLYRRKGNPTGASPELISHYSRLVATQMDRVAQDNIESLLRQFK
- a CDS encoding outer membrane protein assembly factor BamD; translated protein: MKNGFRYFGKIVLCLSLLSALAACKEDEIYIEKPVDQIYAQAKAAMDADNFNEAAKIFEEVERHHPYSSWATKARLMAAYCYYEALKYDDAIVSLDSFIQMHPGHKDIAYAYYLKGLSYYEQIADVRRDQSLTERAHEAFEELVEKFPDSTYAKDASLKLALLKDHLAGKEMAIGRFYLKQGYYQSAITRFQQVIVKYQTTSHTPEALHRLVEAYVSVGLFDEAESVAAVLGYNFPGSEWYEDSYALLRETDHVPRENDRSWISRAWKSLVK